In Acidianus brierleyi, one genomic interval encodes:
- the ilvA gene encoding threonine ammonia-lyase, whose product MDYNILQQKIVKIKESISPFIHETPLDYSYTFSQMIGSNIYLKMENLQKTGSFKVRGAFSKLMSLSSSEKEKGVIAVSAGNHAQGVAYASSVLGIKSIVVMPETAPISKYLATKGYGANVILYGKYLHESMQKAQEIIRDTGSILIHPYDDINVILGQGTLGVELYNQSPDYVVVPIGGGGLISGISIALKTKYKNTKIIGVQSYASSSLKISKDLGRLTEVEPSFSIADGILVKSPSKTTFEIINDLVDDIVLVDDDEISNAIVLLLERNKTLVEGAGAASLAALISGKIKIPYGKKVIPILSGGNIDLSLMTQIVDKMLYKTKRIVKIRVIVPDKPGYLNKVLTYITQIRGNIIDVIHDRISSDVPPGYTKIYVMFEISNIEMLSSFLYGLSKEGIEAKIID is encoded by the coding sequence ATGGATTATAATATTCTTCAACAAAAAATAGTAAAAATAAAGGAGTCTATATCTCCGTTTATTCATGAGACTCCGTTAGATTATTCATATACCTTTTCACAAATGATAGGATCTAACATATATTTGAAAATGGAAAACTTGCAAAAAACTGGATCTTTTAAGGTGAGAGGAGCATTTAGTAAGTTAATGAGTCTTTCTTCTTCAGAAAAAGAAAAAGGCGTTATCGCAGTTTCTGCCGGAAATCATGCTCAAGGAGTAGCATATGCATCAAGTGTATTAGGAATAAAATCTATAGTTGTGATGCCAGAAACTGCACCTATTTCTAAGTACTTAGCTACGAAAGGCTATGGAGCTAACGTAATCCTCTACGGTAAGTATTTACATGAAAGCATGCAGAAAGCTCAGGAGATTATTAGAGACACTGGTTCAATACTTATTCATCCATATGACGATATTAATGTGATTTTGGGCCAAGGAACTCTTGGCGTAGAACTTTATAATCAATCCCCAGACTATGTTGTAGTTCCTATAGGTGGAGGAGGTTTAATATCTGGAATAAGTATAGCTCTAAAAACTAAGTATAAAAATACTAAAATTATAGGTGTACAGTCTTATGCTTCTTCTTCATTGAAGATATCTAAAGACTTAGGAAGATTAACAGAAGTAGAACCTTCATTTTCAATTGCTGATGGAATACTAGTAAAATCTCCATCAAAAACAACTTTTGAAATTATAAATGATCTTGTAGATGATATCGTATTAGTTGATGATGATGAAATATCTAATGCTATAGTATTATTACTAGAAAGAAATAAAACATTAGTAGAAGGTGCTGGAGCAGCAAGTTTAGCTGCTTTGATATCAGGAAAAATAAAAATACCTTATGGAAAAAAAGTAATTCCTATATTAAGTGGTGGAAATATTGACTTGTCGTTAATGACACAAATAGTAGATAAAATGCTCTACAAAACTAAAAGAATAGTTAAAATAAGAGTGATAGTTCCAGATAAACCAGGGTATTTGAATAAAGTACTTACATATATTACGCAAATAAGAGGTAATATAATAGACGTCATTCATGATAGAATAAGTAGCGATGTACCTCCTGGTTACACTAAGATTTATGTAATGTTCGAAATTTCCAATATAGAGATGCTAAGTAGCTTTTTGTATGGACTATCCAAAGAAGGGATAGAAGCTAAGATAATAGATTAA
- a CDS encoding RsmB/NOP family class I SAM-dependent RNA methyltransferase has translation MMSTIDSYINEYKELFKYSPTLRAKELSIKYGFLDYMVERYLDIFKEKTEDFLESCSYPLIKSIRCNTLKIECNELIRRLDEKGFILDRVNWINYGFIVRERPKKPSLGSTLEYMEGYYYIQSLSSMVPAEVLHPSKDDIVLDMAAAPGSKTTQMAQLMNNEGLIIAVEKFRSRIKSLMSNINRLGVSNTIIVNMDARDLIYHNINFSKILLDAPCSGEGLIPEDPQRRTRTKPEDLYKLSLVQLQLLYTAFMLLQDNGDLVYSTCSIAPEENEFIINYAVEELGMKTVKIDKIPGDEGITEFNGIKFSNDVKNCIRLYPHKHKTEGFFICHLKKK, from the coding sequence ATAATGAGTACTATTGATAGTTATATAAACGAGTATAAAGAATTATTTAAGTACTCTCCAACATTAAGAGCTAAAGAACTTTCAATTAAGTATGGATTTCTTGATTATATGGTAGAAAGATATCTTGACATTTTTAAAGAGAAAACTGAAGATTTTCTAGAGTCTTGTAGTTATCCATTAATAAAAAGTATACGATGCAATACTTTAAAAATAGAATGTAATGAACTAATAAGAAGACTGGACGAAAAGGGTTTTATCTTAGATAGAGTAAACTGGATTAATTATGGTTTTATTGTCAGAGAAAGGCCTAAAAAACCGTCATTAGGCTCAACTTTAGAATATATGGAAGGATATTATTATATTCAAAGTTTATCTTCCATGGTTCCAGCAGAGGTTTTACATCCTAGTAAGGACGACATTGTACTAGATATGGCTGCTGCTCCGGGTAGTAAAACAACTCAAATGGCACAATTAATGAACAATGAGGGTCTAATAATAGCAGTAGAGAAATTCAGATCTAGAATCAAATCATTAATGTCTAACATAAATAGACTTGGAGTTAGTAATACGATAATAGTAAATATGGACGCAAGAGATTTAATATATCATAATATAAATTTTTCAAAAATATTGTTAGATGCTCCATGTTCTGGAGAAGGTTTAATTCCCGAAGATCCTCAAAGAAGAACTCGAACAAAACCTGAAGATCTTTATAAACTTAGTTTAGTTCAATTACAATTATTATATACTGCATTTATGCTATTACAGGATAATGGAGATCTTGTATATTCTACGTGTAGTATAGCCCCAGAAGAAAATGAGTTCATCATAAATTATGCAGTAGAAGAGCTGGGAATGAAAACAGTAAAAATAGATAAAATACCTGGAGATGAAGGAATAACAGAGTTTAACGGAATAAAATTTTCTAACGATGTTAAAAACTGTATTAGATTATATCCGCATAAGCATAAAACAGAGGGATTTTTCATTTGTCATCTAAAAAAGAAATAA
- a CDS encoding Lrp/AsnC family transcriptional regulator, which translates to MEISDIDKRLLMELEYNFPIDARPYEKIADKLNLSENYVINRVKDLIDNEIVKRVGMYVNFRAKGMEGALVAADIPLDGLEKYRKMSLGIRELTHNFIRNHPKYNVWLVIKAESREKLNGNIERLMEEAGARDYVILYSKKNLKLSVKYDIIKGISWSKSEGIPDKIPTADEIGISKELLKYLSMPLPINERPFMEIAKKFGYSEEDLIELINDLKKIHVIKDYGATLNGEKVGIKDNAMLLINTENEEYSCIKIAEELYEATHVVLRESNKPWDYLCYCMLHGKDKKVINEAARHAINITGAKSYMLLYSLDNLKPGIVM; encoded by the coding sequence ATGGAAATATCTGATATCGATAAAAGGTTATTAATGGAACTAGAATATAATTTTCCGATAGATGCTAGACCATACGAAAAAATAGCTGATAAGCTTAATTTATCTGAAAATTATGTTATTAATAGAGTTAAAGATCTTATAGATAATGAGATAGTAAAGAGAGTAGGAATGTATGTTAATTTTAGAGCCAAAGGCATGGAAGGAGCACTAGTAGCAGCAGATATACCATTAGATGGTCTTGAAAAATATAGGAAAATGTCTCTTGGAATAAGGGAATTAACTCATAATTTTATCAGGAATCATCCAAAATATAATGTATGGCTCGTCATAAAAGCAGAATCTAGGGAGAAATTAAATGGAAACATAGAACGTCTAATGGAAGAAGCTGGAGCCAGAGATTATGTAATACTTTATTCTAAGAAAAATCTAAAATTAAGTGTAAAATATGATATAATTAAAGGAATATCCTGGAGCAAATCAGAAGGAATACCAGATAAAATACCTACAGCTGATGAAATAGGTATAAGTAAAGAATTATTAAAGTATCTATCTATGCCGTTACCTATAAACGAAAGGCCTTTTATGGAAATAGCAAAAAAATTTGGATATAGTGAAGAAGACCTTATAGAACTAATTAATGATTTAAAAAAGATTCATGTAATAAAAGATTATGGAGCTACATTAAACGGTGAGAAAGTAGGAATAAAAGACAATGCCATGTTACTTATTAATACTGAGAATGAAGAATATTCTTGCATTAAAATAGCTGAAGAGTTATACGAAGCTACACATGTTGTATTGCGTGAAAGCAATAAACCTTGGGATTATTTATGCTACTGTATGCTACATGGAAAAGATAAAAAGGTGATTAATGAAGCGGCTAGACATGCAATAAATATAACAGGCGCAAAAAGCTATATGTTGCTATATAGTTTAGATAATTTAAAGCCAGGAATAGTCATGTAA
- the radA gene encoding DNA repair and recombination protein RadA, with protein sequence MADQIEEKKKTKGISDLSGVGQAILNKLNDSGYSSLESIAVASPQDLSTAAGIPLTTAQRLIREAREALDIRFKTALEVKKERANVRKITTSSQALDGLLGGGIETRTMTEFFGEFGSGKTQICHQVSVNVQLPPEKGGLSGKAVYIDTEGTFRWERIEAMAKAQGIDPDSAMSNIYYMRAINTDHQIAIGDDLQELINKDPAIKVVIVDSVTSHFRAEYVGRENLAVRQQKLNKHLHQLVRLAEVYELAVIVTNQVMSRPDMFYGDPTVAVGGHTLYHTPGIRVQVKKSRGNRRIARMVDAPHLPEGEVVFAITEEGIRDAED encoded by the coding sequence TTGGCAGATCAAATAGAAGAAAAGAAGAAGACGAAAGGTATTAGTGATTTATCTGGAGTAGGTCAAGCAATATTGAATAAGTTGAATGATTCGGGTTACTCTTCACTTGAATCTATTGCAGTTGCGTCGCCTCAAGATCTTAGCACTGCAGCCGGTATACCTTTAACTACTGCGCAGAGACTAATAAGAGAAGCTCGTGAAGCATTAGATATTAGATTTAAAACCGCATTAGAAGTTAAGAAAGAAAGAGCTAACGTTAGAAAAATAACTACAAGTAGTCAAGCATTAGACGGATTATTGGGCGGGGGAATAGAAACTAGAACAATGACAGAATTTTTCGGAGAATTTGGATCTGGAAAAACTCAAATATGTCATCAAGTATCTGTAAATGTTCAATTACCTCCAGAAAAAGGAGGTCTTTCAGGAAAGGCAGTTTACATAGATACAGAGGGTACGTTTAGATGGGAAAGAATCGAAGCCATGGCTAAAGCACAAGGTATAGATCCAGATTCTGCAATGTCTAATATTTATTATATGAGGGCCATAAATACTGATCATCAAATTGCAATAGGAGATGATTTACAAGAGCTTATAAATAAAGATCCGGCGATAAAAGTTGTTATAGTTGATTCAGTTACATCGCATTTCAGAGCAGAATATGTTGGAAGAGAAAATTTAGCAGTAAGACAACAGAAATTAAATAAACATTTACACCAGCTAGTTAGATTGGCAGAAGTGTATGAACTAGCTGTAATAGTAACAAATCAAGTTATGTCGAGGCCAGATATGTTCTACGGAGATCCTACAGTTGCCGTAGGTGGCCATACATTATATCATACACCAGGTATAAGGGTTCAAGTAAAGAAAAGCAGAGGAAATAGAAGAATAGCTAGAATGGTTGACGCGCCTCATTTACCTGAAGGAGAAGTAGTATTTGCAATTACTGAGGAAGGAATAAGAGATGCTGAAGACTAA
- a CDS encoding hotdog domain-containing protein, with translation METYYNVFPWHTNHFGTLHGGIYMSWMIDSAGILMSSISQGNYLLASVDYIYLFKPARLGDILRIVALPKASWKSSVEIEVKGCIKRGEKEELASAALMTYVAVDENNKPRKLEIKIPADTEANIRKEKRMERKKRISVDYDEPLKYASFVKSYIRTIYPEHGFGNGILYAGKMYTMLDEALAIVAKLYSKGNTFTASAGSADFITPVRIGDILEIQGAVQYTGNTSLDVGAKVYAINHFTSEKRLVTSTTFSFVAIDENGKPRNIPKLIPANDKEKVIVDNDLKEREERIKLSKKIQEELTC, from the coding sequence TTGGAAACGTATTATAATGTATTTCCATGGCATACAAATCATTTTGGAACATTACATGGCGGAATATATATGAGCTGGATGATCGACAGTGCTGGAATCCTAATGTCAAGTATCAGCCAAGGGAATTACTTGTTAGCGTCTGTAGATTATATATATCTTTTTAAACCAGCTAGATTAGGCGATATATTAAGAATAGTAGCTTTACCAAAAGCTTCATGGAAAAGTTCTGTAGAAATAGAAGTTAAAGGTTGTATAAAAAGAGGAGAGAAAGAAGAATTAGCCTCTGCTGCATTAATGACTTACGTTGCAGTAGATGAGAATAATAAACCAAGAAAACTAGAGATTAAGATTCCAGCAGATACTGAAGCAAATATAAGAAAAGAAAAAAGAATGGAAAGAAAGAAAAGAATATCAGTAGATTATGATGAACCGTTAAAATATGCTTCTTTCGTAAAAAGTTATATTAGAACAATATATCCTGAACATGGATTTGGCAATGGTATATTATATGCAGGGAAAATGTATACAATGCTCGATGAAGCTTTAGCAATAGTAGCTAAGCTTTATTCGAAAGGAAATACTTTTACAGCAAGTGCCGGATCGGCAGATTTTATAACTCCAGTAAGAATTGGTGACATTTTAGAAATACAAGGTGCAGTACAATATACTGGAAATACCTCTCTTGACGTAGGAGCCAAAGTATATGCAATTAACCATTTTACAAGTGAAAAAAGGTTAGTAACATCGACTACATTTTCGTTTGTAGCTATAGATGAAAATGGAAAACCTAGGAATATCCCAAAGCTAATACCGGCTAATGATAAGGAAAAAGTTATCGTAGATAATGACTTGAAAGAAAGAGAAGAAAGAATAAAGCTATCTAAAAAAATTCAAGAAGAATTAACATGTTGA
- a CDS encoding SAM hydrolase/SAM-dependent halogenase family protein produces the protein MNPQIAILTDFGISDNYNGVMEGVIKRINSNASITYITPNANNFNIISGAYLLYTSYKYFRKNTIFLTVIDPGVGTERKAIIIKSRNYYFVGPDNGVLFPAAHDDSILNIVKITNEKLFLSREISRTFHGRDIFAAVAAFLSLGIDLETFGNKLNMNEIEKLEFIQTKNNNIICGNVIYIDHFGNVATSIKERINNIRYVLINSNKFNIRYVNTFGEGKKGELLAYKNGYGFLEIGINMGNASELIKAKIGDKICLELSIQEDFSHFT, from the coding sequence ATGAATCCGCAAATAGCAATTCTAACTGATTTTGGAATTTCTGATAATTATAACGGAGTTATGGAAGGTGTAATAAAAAGAATAAATTCTAACGCCTCCATAACTTATATAACTCCAAATGCTAATAACTTTAATATAATCTCTGGGGCATATCTTCTTTATACCTCGTATAAATATTTTAGAAAAAATACTATATTTCTCACAGTAATAGATCCTGGTGTAGGTACAGAAAGAAAAGCAATTATTATAAAGTCTAGGAATTATTATTTTGTAGGTCCAGATAATGGAGTTTTATTTCCTGCTGCACATGATGATTCAATATTAAATATAGTGAAGATAACAAATGAAAAATTATTTCTTAGTAGAGAAATATCAAGAACATTCCATGGGAGAGATATATTTGCAGCTGTGGCAGCATTTTTATCATTAGGTATAGATTTAGAAACTTTTGGAAATAAGCTTAACATGAATGAAATAGAAAAATTAGAATTTATTCAAACAAAGAATAATAACATCATTTGTGGAAATGTAATTTATATAGATCATTTTGGAAACGTGGCTACTAGTATTAAAGAGAGAATAAACAATATAAGGTACGTTTTAATTAATTCTAATAAATTTAATATAAGGTACGTTAATACTTTCGGTGAAGGTAAAAAAGGCGAATTATTAGCTTATAAGAACGGGTATGGATTTCTTGAAATAGGAATTAATATGGGTAACGCCTCAGAGTTAATAAAAGCTAAAATAGGTGACAAAATTTGCTTAGAGCTCTCTATCCAGGAAGATTTCAGCCATTTCACTTAG
- a CDS encoding nicotinamide-nucleotide adenylyltransferase gives MLRALYPGRFQPFHLGHLSVIKWSLEKADQIIILIGSSQESHTLSNPFTAGERIEMIKTALEEYEIDSSRYFLIPIPDILMNSVWAYHVKTYVPSFNLVIARNPLVIRLFKEANLAVEEPPIFNREKYNSTLIRKMIITGEEWKELVPNSVYTYIKSIKGDERLKEIAGTDKRW, from the coding sequence TTGCTTAGAGCTCTCTATCCAGGAAGATTTCAGCCATTTCACTTAGGACATTTAAGTGTTATAAAATGGTCTCTAGAGAAAGCTGATCAAATTATAATACTAATTGGGAGTTCTCAAGAGAGTCACACATTATCAAATCCTTTTACTGCAGGTGAAAGAATCGAAATGATAAAAACTGCGCTAGAAGAATACGAAATAGATTCTAGTAGATATTTTTTGATTCCAATTCCAGATATATTGATGAATAGTGTATGGGCATATCATGTAAAAACATATGTGCCATCTTTTAATCTTGTTATAGCTAGAAATCCGTTAGTTATTAGATTATTTAAAGAGGCTAACCTAGCAGTAGAAGAACCACCGATATTCAACAGGGAAAAATATAATTCGACTTTAATAAGAAAAATGATCATAACTGGAGAAGAATGGAAAGAATTAGTACCTAATAGTGTTTATACATATATAAAAAGTATAAAAGGGGACGAAAGACTAAAAGAAATAGCAGGCACCGACAAAAGGTGGTAA
- a CDS encoding prephenate dehydratase yields MYYLGPEGSFSHQASTLLSGKLIPKPTIKDIFVAVNNSLDALGVVPVENSIEGPVNETLDNLFAFDGIYSVYSIEIQIDLVLASKSDLSKVKKIYSHNHAIREAQNNLEKLGVTNFVPVESTSKAALMANNDRESAAICSSFAAKLYNLEILYDKIQDGVNITKFLVISKKMRTDGNKAIFLFTVPHKPGGLYRVIEKFYLKNINLTMIYSRPLRNTPWNYYFYLEFENFDNLSTLEKDVREVVIELKNKGSYTKLT; encoded by the coding sequence ATTTATTATTTAGGCCCAGAAGGTAGTTTTTCACATCAAGCGTCTACGTTGCTAAGTGGAAAGCTGATTCCAAAGCCTACTATAAAAGATATATTCGTTGCAGTGAATAATAGTTTAGACGCATTGGGCGTAGTCCCAGTAGAGAATAGTATAGAAGGGCCAGTTAATGAGACATTAGATAACCTATTTGCTTTCGACGGAATATATTCCGTATATTCTATAGAAATTCAAATAGATCTTGTATTAGCGTCTAAGAGTGATTTAAGTAAAGTAAAGAAAATATATTCGCATAATCATGCTATAAGGGAGGCGCAAAATAATTTAGAAAAGCTCGGAGTAACTAATTTTGTTCCAGTAGAAAGCACATCTAAGGCAGCATTAATGGCTAATAATGATAGAGAATCAGCCGCAATATGCTCTAGTTTTGCAGCTAAATTGTATAATCTAGAGATCTTATATGATAAAATTCAGGATGGAGTAAATATTACAAAATTTTTAGTAATTTCTAAAAAAATGAGAACAGATGGTAATAAGGCCATATTCCTATTTACCGTACCTCATAAACCAGGAGGTTTGTATAGAGTTATAGAAAAGTTTTATTTAAAAAATATAAACCTTACGATGATATATTCTAGGCCTCTGCGTAATACACCTTGGAATTATTATTTCTATCTAGAATTCGAAAATTTCGATAATCTATCAACATTGGAAAAAGATGTAAGAGAAGTAGTAATAGAACTTAAAAATAAAGGCAGTTATACTAAACTTACATGA
- a CDS encoding DUF99 family protein — translation MLVSGIDDGYFPVKYKGKKGKAPLVSVTYNDYKLIDVDVDFIYVDGDEATIKFNNLRRGDVSILYSIIVGGFNYIIPSGKYIIFYGKKPNITEIDRALKLHFDDKRREVILYYISNLIKVPTKKGSVYINTNLEISKAIDIIEFYQVNSKYPEPIQTAHVIGKGIGQHVNSS, via the coding sequence TTGCTAGTATCTGGAATAGATGATGGATATTTTCCTGTAAAATATAAAGGGAAAAAAGGGAAAGCGCCATTAGTCTCTGTTACTTATAACGATTATAAACTAATAGATGTAGATGTAGATTTCATATATGTTGATGGTGATGAAGCTACTATAAAGTTTAATAATTTGCGAAGAGGAGACGTCTCTATATTATACAGTATAATAGTAGGTGGATTTAATTATATAATTCCTTCAGGTAAATATATTATATTTTATGGTAAAAAACCTAATATTACTGAAATAGATAGAGCATTAAAACTTCATTTTGATGATAAACGTAGAGAAGTTATATTATATTATATTTCCAATTTAATTAAAGTGCCAACTAAAAAAGGTAGTGTATATATAAACACAAACCTAGAAATTAGCAAGGCAATCGATATAATAGAATTTTACCAAGTAAATTCTAAATATCCTGAACCTATTCAGACTGCTCACGTAATAGGTAAAGGAATAGGTCAACATGTTAATTCTTCTTGA
- the cyaB gene encoding class IV adenylate cyclase, whose protein sequence is MPDVIEREVKLKLKGISIEELKNKLLNDQMKYVGVEKQTDIYLNSKFRNFKETDEALRIRKVNDTAEITYKGPKISSKSKSREEITVVINDENAMLKILQKLDFYPVYSVSKERHTFIDNNFNICLDKVEGLGDFIEIEGINSDENRLLQYINDFIKKYNINVEVERKSYLELLVEKNESANSNSN, encoded by the coding sequence ATGCCAGATGTAATAGAAAGAGAGGTAAAATTAAAACTTAAAGGTATCTCTATAGAAGAACTTAAAAATAAGCTTCTCAATGATCAGATGAAATATGTAGGAGTAGAAAAGCAGACTGATATATATTTAAACTCGAAATTTAGAAATTTTAAGGAAACTGATGAGGCATTACGAATAAGAAAAGTAAATGATACAGCAGAAATTACATATAAAGGACCTAAAATTTCGTCCAAAAGTAAATCCAGAGAAGAGATAACTGTAGTAATAAACGACGAAAACGCTATGTTAAAAATTTTGCAGAAGTTAGATTTTTATCCTGTATATTCAGTATCTAAAGAGCGTCACACGTTTATAGATAATAACTTTAACATATGTTTAGATAAAGTAGAGGGATTAGGTGATTTTATAGAAATAGAAGGAATAAATTCAGATGAAAATAGGTTATTACAATATATAAATGATTTTATAAAAAAATATAATATAAATGTAGAAGTAGAGAGAAAATCCTACCTTGAACTCTTGGTGGAAAAAAATGAATCCGCAAATAGCAATTCTAACTGA
- a CDS encoding HIT family protein has protein sequence MKILWAPWRSTYVSNSSKNKLSECVFCDVIKKSDDRENLIVYRGSKSYIILNKFPYNPGHLMVVPYRHLSSIELLDDEEYKEIFYLVKKSLSALRKLYSPDGFNVGINIGRSAGAGIESHVHVHIVPRWNGDANFMPIISNTKVISDTLDNTYIKLSKMLSEHNEEALDH, from the coding sequence ATGAAAATTCTTTGGGCTCCTTGGAGATCTACATATGTATCTAACTCATCTAAAAATAAATTATCTGAATGTGTATTTTGCGATGTAATAAAGAAATCTGATGATAGGGAAAATCTTATAGTCTATAGAGGATCAAAATCTTATATAATACTTAATAAATTTCCTTATAATCCAGGCCATTTAATGGTGGTTCCATATAGGCATCTTTCTTCAATAGAACTATTAGATGACGAAGAGTATAAGGAGATTTTCTATCTTGTTAAAAAATCTTTATCAGCTTTACGAAAGCTATACTCGCCAGATGGGTTTAATGTTGGAATAAATATAGGTAGAAGCGCAGGTGCAGGTATAGAATCACATGTACATGTCCATATAGTACCTCGATGGAATGGCGATGCTAATTTTATGCCTATAATTTCTAACACAAAAGTTATTTCTGATACATTGGATAATACATATATAAAACTAAGTAAAATGTTAAGTGAACATAATGAAGAAGCTCTCGATCACTGA